One Drosophila kikkawai strain 14028-0561.14 chromosome 3L, DkikHiC1v2, whole genome shotgun sequence genomic window carries:
- the LOC121502781 gene encoding uncharacterized protein, translated as MNTTKKSASDLVGEVKPHHKSTESELDEEELLRSDDETLAPSNTEGGVKTSTPQTTQPKHTKAAARQAKATGEHGKTKPRTHQQRKAQASKAHFILAKIARNEKEGKADPRDAADKARFLAVIEEYERYEKEHPETSLPPQAKRNRSQEVSESAPKRAKDAKGAPRPTTFVKPAKKFSEVARDSLAMALIDELNDDGRLLMEKWEEVETQLAEMVTDKLLSEPTGQSPSFDSSDMVRGHRVIRCDDEFSRDFLADCVASLSKAWKGISIKLVPAKDIPRRPRARIWLPKGLSSHERVLKTLRAMNKGVDMEDWAILRAEREMKSSQPYLFLINQRCLEQLKAADNKVRYGIRKAKVKVFLDEPDDILEDEVEDANKLLDDLAIDDNTPNTTPI; from the coding sequence ATGAATACAACTAAAAAATCCGCTTCGGACCTCGTGGGGGAGGTAAAACCCCACCACAAATCGACGGAAAGCGAActcgacgaggaggagctactgCGCTCAGACGACGAGACGCTAGCCCCGTCCAATACAGAGGGAGGTGTAAAGACAAGCACACCTCAAACGACACAACCAAAGCACACTAAAGCGGCGGCAAGGCAAGCCAAAGCGACCGGTGAACACGGGAAGACAAAACCGAGGACCCACCAACAACGAAAGGCGCAGGCAAGCAAGGCCCATTTCATCCTCGCCAAAATAGCGAGGAATGAAAAGGAGGGCAAAGCCGACCCGCGCGACGCTGCAGACAAAGCCAGATTTCTAGCAGTGATCGAGGAATACGAGCGCTACGAGAAGGAGCACCCAGAGACGTCTTTGCCTCCTCAAGCAAAGCGCAACCGCTCACAAGAGGTGAGTGAGAGCGCTCCAAAGAGGGCCAAGGACGCTAAGGGAGCACCGAGGCCGACCACGTTCGTCAAACCGGCGAAAAAGTTCAGCGAGGTGGCCAGAGACAGCCTCGCAATGGCACTTATAGACGAGCTCAACGACGATGGGCGCCTGCTGATGGAGAAATGGGAGGAGGTCGAGACCCAGTTGGCGGAGATGGTAACCGACAAATTACTGTCCGAGCCAACGGGCCAGTCACCCTCCTTTGACTCCTCAGACATGGTTAGGGGGCACCGGGTAATCAGGTGCGACGACGAGTTTTCGCGGGATTTCCTGGCGGATTGCGTTGCCAGTCTAAGCAAGGCATGGAAAGGGATTAGCATAAAGCTAGTCCCCGCCAAGGACATCCCAAGGAGACCCAGAGCTCGCATCTGGTTACCCAAGGGGCTGTCTAGCCATGAAAGGGTGCTCAAGACTCTGCGAGCAATGAATAAGGGAGTCGACATGGAGGACTGGGCCATTCTCAGAGCTGAGAGAGAAATGAAGTCCAGCCAGCCATATCTGTTCTTAATCAACCAGCGCTGCCTAGAACAGCTGAAGGCAGCAGACAACAAGGTCCGGTACGGCATCAGGAAAGCCAAGGTGAAGGTCTTCCTAGACGAACCGGACGACATCCTGGAAGATGAAGTCGAGGACGCCAATAAGCTGCTGGACGATTTGGCGATCGACGACAACACCCCCAACACCACCCCGATCTAA